One segment of Verrucomicrobiia bacterium DNA contains the following:
- a CDS encoding acyltransferase, whose protein sequence is MNPNDAATIRVAPDVKLGRNVRLFAFVNLYGCEIGDETRIGTFVEIQKGAKIGQRCKISSHSFVCEGVTLEDEVFIGHGVTFVNDLFPRATNGDGKLQSEADWACVPTRVQRGASIGSGATILCGVTIGEGAIVGAGSVVTRDVPAGTIVAGNPARVLRRVEAAAEAACVS, encoded by the coding sequence ATGAATCCCAACGATGCCGCCACGATACGAGTGGCCCCGGACGTGAAGCTGGGCCGCAATGTCCGCCTGTTCGCGTTCGTGAACCTCTATGGCTGCGAGATTGGAGACGAAACGCGCATCGGCACGTTCGTCGAGATTCAAAAAGGCGCGAAAATTGGACAGCGCTGCAAGATTTCAAGCCATAGCTTTGTTTGCGAAGGGGTTACGCTTGAAGATGAAGTCTTCATCGGTCACGGTGTCACCTTCGTGAACGACTTGTTCCCGCGCGCCACCAACGGCGACGGGAAGCTGCAAAGCGAGGCGGACTGGGCCTGTGTGCCCACGCGGGTGCAGCGGGGCGCGTCCATCGGGTCCGGCGCCACCATCTTGTGCGGGGTCACGATTGGCGAGGGGGCCATTGTGGGCGCCGGCAGCGTGGTCACCCGCGATGTGCCTGCTGGCACCATCGTTGCTGGGAACCCGGCCCGGGTGCTCCGCCGGGTGGAAGCTGCGGCCGAAGCGGCCTGTGTGTCATGA
- a CDS encoding Wzz/FepE/Etk N-terminal domain-containing protein, which produces MNHSPQRTASAPPPPGAAPSFNLGDVYYILFRHKWKIILVLLASWGVAAGLYLWMPHFYASETKILIRYILESPSTAVTQPNAGPASPVVKSPDERGDSIINSEIQILTSLDLAKQVAEKVGPEKILARAGGAKGDGQDIIRAANMIDAGLTVEAPMRSSVLTVRFRHPDPAVVQPVLSTLVDTYLKRSVEIHQGGGAMDDFFLRQADQLRTRLAQTEEDLKKLKGDAQIISVDDSKRAYIQETTRIQGELLAAEAELAERRAALDALQQALPTNRPVVTNVAATASVPPDVLEQYRRNATRLESLRNQLFDLRARYTDQYFLVRSVKDEIATAEAAKAKLEADHPSLVALAPPVAAGTNQTVNLGTEVLRVNTLQARIDVLRAQLERVRASAAKVADAEPAIAQLERARDVDEANYRYYTIRLQQARTDESLGADKFTNISIVQSPTPPLPDGRKLMKPLLMILVFGCVGGFAWGFVSDRVLNPTINRVADVERQLPVPLFVSVPDLGWGNGGSVKKFLGREGAAAGHAEAVKPPGPNGDPSPAAVGPWDPAHKLRPYYEGLRDRLITFFEVRNMRHKPKMVAITSCAHGAGVTSMAAGLAAALSETGDGNVLLVDMNLEHGAAHPFFQGKPGGILSDALESATRDPAMVQDNLYLVSVHEPRNQQLPSVLPKRFMHLVPKMKASDYDYIIFDMPPVTQTSFTARLAGYMDMVLLVVESEKTGQGILKRAHDLLNESRPNMAAILNKHRAYVPPKLAQEL; this is translated from the coding sequence ATGAATCATTCCCCGCAACGAACCGCGTCCGCGCCGCCACCGCCCGGAGCGGCCCCGAGTTTCAACCTGGGCGACGTCTATTACATTTTGTTCCGCCACAAATGGAAGATCATCCTGGTCTTGCTCGCCAGCTGGGGCGTGGCGGCCGGACTTTACCTGTGGATGCCGCATTTCTACGCGTCGGAAACCAAGATTTTGATTCGCTACATATTGGAGTCGCCCTCCACCGCCGTCACCCAGCCCAATGCCGGCCCCGCCAGTCCCGTGGTCAAGTCGCCGGACGAACGCGGTGACAGCATCATCAACTCGGAGATTCAAATTCTCACCAGCCTCGACCTGGCCAAGCAGGTGGCCGAGAAAGTGGGGCCGGAAAAAATCCTCGCCCGCGCCGGCGGCGCCAAGGGGGACGGGCAGGACATCATCCGGGCCGCCAATATGATTGATGCCGGCCTGACGGTCGAAGCGCCGATGCGCAGCAGCGTGCTTACCGTCCGGTTCCGTCATCCGGATCCCGCGGTCGTCCAGCCGGTGCTCAGCACGCTGGTGGATACGTATCTCAAACGCAGCGTCGAGATCCATCAGGGCGGCGGGGCGATGGACGATTTCTTCCTGCGGCAGGCCGATCAGTTGCGCACGCGGCTGGCCCAGACGGAGGAGGATCTGAAGAAGCTCAAGGGCGACGCGCAGATCATTTCCGTGGACGACAGCAAACGCGCCTACATCCAGGAAACCACGCGCATCCAGGGCGAGCTGCTGGCCGCCGAGGCCGAACTGGCCGAACGCCGCGCGGCGCTGGATGCCTTGCAGCAGGCGCTGCCGACCAACCGCCCGGTGGTGACCAACGTGGCGGCCACGGCCAGTGTGCCACCCGATGTGCTGGAACAGTATCGCCGCAATGCGACCCGCCTGGAGTCGTTGCGCAACCAGCTCTTCGACCTGCGCGCCCGCTACACCGACCAGTATTTTCTGGTGCGCAGTGTGAAGGATGAGATCGCCACCGCCGAGGCCGCGAAGGCGAAACTGGAGGCGGACCATCCGTCGCTGGTCGCCCTGGCGCCGCCCGTTGCGGCCGGCACCAACCAAACGGTGAATCTGGGCACTGAAGTGCTGCGGGTGAACACGCTGCAGGCGCGGATTGACGTGCTGCGCGCGCAGCTCGAACGGGTCCGCGCCAGCGCCGCCAAGGTGGCCGATGCCGAGCCGGCCATCGCGCAGTTGGAACGCGCCCGCGACGTGGACGAGGCCAATTACCGCTATTACACCATCCGGTTGCAGCAGGCCCGCACGGATGAATCACTCGGGGCCGACAAATTCACCAACATCAGCATCGTGCAATCCCCGACGCCGCCCCTGCCGGACGGCCGGAAGCTCATGAAGCCGCTGCTGATGATCCTCGTCTTTGGGTGCGTGGGCGGTTTCGCCTGGGGCTTTGTTTCCGACCGGGTGCTCAACCCGACCATCAATCGCGTGGCGGACGTGGAACGGCAGCTGCCGGTTCCGTTGTTTGTTTCGGTGCCCGACCTGGGGTGGGGCAACGGTGGCTCGGTGAAAAAATTCCTTGGCCGTGAGGGCGCGGCGGCGGGGCATGCCGAGGCCGTGAAACCTCCCGGTCCCAACGGTGACCCGTCGCCTGCGGCCGTCGGCCCGTGGGATCCGGCCCACAAGCTGCGGCCCTACTACGAAGGCTTGCGCGACCGGTTGATCACCTTTTTCGAGGTCCGCAACATGCGGCACAAGCCGAAGATGGTGGCCATCACCAGTTGTGCGCACGGCGCGGGTGTCACCTCAATGGCGGCCGGTCTGGCGGCGGCCCTTTCTGAAACGGGCGATGGCAACGTGCTCCTCGTGGACATGAACCTCGAGCACGGGGCGGCGCATCCATTTTTCCAGGGCAAGCCCGGCGGCATCCTCTCGGATGCGCTGGAGAGCGCCACCCGCGACCCGGCCATGGTGCAGGACAATTTGTATCTCGTCAGTGTGCACGAACCCAGGAACCAGCAATTGCCGAGCGTGTTGCCCAAGCGTTTCATGCACCTGGTGCCGAAGATGAAGGCCAGCGACTACGATTACATCATCTTCGACATGCCGCCGGTCACGCAAACCAGCTTCACCGCGCGGCTGGCAGGCTACATGGACATGGTGCTGCTGGTGGTGGAATCCGAAAAGACCGGCCAGGGCATCCTCAAGCGGGCGCATGATTTGCTGAACGAGTCCCGGCCCAACATGGCGGCCATTTTGAACAAGCATCGCGCCTACGTTCCGCCCAAGCTGGCGCAGGAACTTTGA
- a CDS encoding Gfo/Idh/MocA family oxidoreductase, which translates to MNKKIRVGVAGCGYWGPNLARNISQTADCELAVLCDASEQRLRHMKRLHPAAAITTRFEELLANPNVDAVLIATPVRFHHAMAKACLQAGKHVFIEKPMARTVAECEELIALSESRGLVLMVGHTFMFSPAVNRMKEIIDSGDIGKIRYISTQRLNLGLFQKDINVAWDLAPHDLSIILHLLEQPPLAVSCQGSCHLAPGIEDVSAMYLTFKHQCCAMVRNSWLDPKKVRQMTVVGSRRMIVYDDTEPLEKLRIYDVRVETPPHYDTFAEFTYSYHHGDVYVPYIKQDEPLKMEMRHFVECIREGIQPITGGPEGMEVVRILEGADQSLRQNGTAVSLVQPRRAIAHGLNGQGNGNGDEPVAEPAAKNLVTA; encoded by the coding sequence ATGAACAAAAAAATCAGAGTTGGTGTTGCCGGATGTGGTTATTGGGGGCCGAACCTGGCCCGTAATATCTCGCAGACGGCCGACTGTGAACTGGCCGTGCTGTGCGATGCCTCGGAACAGAGGTTGCGCCACATGAAGCGGCTCCATCCCGCAGCCGCGATCACGACGCGCTTCGAGGAGTTGCTCGCCAACCCCAACGTTGACGCGGTTCTGATCGCAACGCCCGTGCGGTTTCACCACGCCATGGCCAAGGCCTGTCTCCAGGCCGGCAAGCACGTGTTCATCGAGAAACCGATGGCCCGCACCGTGGCTGAATGCGAGGAGCTCATCGCGTTGTCCGAAAGCCGCGGTCTGGTGCTCATGGTCGGTCACACGTTCATGTTCTCGCCGGCGGTGAACCGCATGAAGGAAATCATCGACTCGGGCGACATCGGCAAGATTCGTTACATCTCCACGCAGCGCCTGAACCTCGGCCTGTTCCAGAAGGACATCAACGTGGCGTGGGATCTGGCGCCGCACGATTTGTCCATTATCCTGCACCTGCTCGAACAGCCGCCGCTGGCGGTTTCCTGCCAGGGCAGCTGCCACCTGGCGCCCGGCATCGAGGATGTGTCGGCCATGTATCTCACCTTCAAACACCAGTGCTGCGCCATGGTGCGCAACAGCTGGCTGGACCCGAAGAAGGTCCGGCAGATGACGGTGGTGGGCTCGCGGCGGATGATTGTTTACGACGACACGGAACCGCTGGAGAAGCTCCGGATTTACGATGTCCGCGTCGAGACGCCGCCCCATTACGACACGTTCGCTGAATTCACCTATTCGTATCATCACGGCGACGTTTACGTGCCTTACATCAAGCAGGACGAGCCCTTGAAGATGGAGATGCGCCATTTTGTGGAGTGCATCCGCGAAGGCATCCAGCCGATCACCGGCGGACCGGAGGGCATGGAGGTGGTGCGCATTCTGGAAGGGGCGGACCAGTCCCTGCGCCAGAACGGAACGGCTGTTTCACTCGTGCAGCCGCGCCGGGCCATTGCCCACGGCTTGAACGGGCAGGGCAACGGCAATGGCGATGAACCCGTGGCGGAACCGGCGGCCAAAAATCTGGTGACCGCATGA
- a CDS encoding GNAT family N-acetyltransferase, which translates to MAFPLSLMMALVPEQARLTGSPGGAVAGGMPDEPVVLDPLQDPAAWDALLANHPQASFFHTAAWARVLHETYGHKPFYFCRRGAGGMLELLPVMEVDSRWTGRRGVSLPFTDNCPALSAGVTHGAGRLHEAAVALGRQRGWKYLETRGEGVRPGTRASVTYYGHALDLSRGPERLYAALHHSIRRGVRKAERAGLKIERSATLEAMRAFYALHCLTRRRHGVPPQPFSFFESIVRHVFATGRGCIFSARQASGVVVAAAVFFQHRGRAIYKFGAFDRRFQALRPNNLLMWEAIKWHAQNGHATLHLGRTSPSASGLRRFKLEFGAREERIDYFRFHFTRNRFVPAVDHAESWVTPVFRCVPLPLLRWLGRMIYPHSS; encoded by the coding sequence ATGGCCTTCCCGCTCTCCTTGATGATGGCACTCGTGCCTGAACAGGCCCGCCTGACGGGCTCGCCGGGCGGCGCTGTTGCGGGCGGGATGCCGGATGAGCCGGTGGTGCTGGATCCGTTGCAGGATCCGGCGGCGTGGGACGCATTGTTGGCGAACCACCCGCAGGCATCGTTTTTTCACACGGCGGCCTGGGCGCGGGTTCTGCATGAAACCTACGGGCACAAACCCTTTTATTTTTGCCGCCGCGGAGCCGGCGGAATGCTGGAGCTGCTGCCCGTCATGGAGGTTGACAGCCGGTGGACCGGGCGGCGGGGGGTGTCGTTGCCCTTTACGGATAATTGTCCGGCGTTGAGCGCGGGCGTGACGCATGGAGCGGGACGCCTGCACGAGGCGGCGGTCGCGTTGGGACGCCAGCGGGGTTGGAAATATTTGGAGACCCGCGGTGAAGGGGTTCGCCCCGGAACCCGGGCTTCGGTCACCTACTACGGCCATGCGCTGGACCTGAGCCGGGGGCCGGAAAGGCTGTATGCGGCCCTGCACCATTCCATCCGGCGGGGCGTGCGGAAGGCGGAACGGGCCGGTCTGAAAATTGAACGGAGCGCCACGCTGGAGGCGATGCGCGCCTTTTACGCGCTGCACTGCCTGACCCGCCGGCGGCACGGGGTGCCGCCGCAGCCGTTTTCCTTTTTTGAAAGCATCGTCCGGCACGTGTTCGCGACGGGGCGGGGCTGCATTTTCTCGGCGCGGCAGGCATCCGGCGTGGTGGTGGCGGCGGCCGTGTTCTTTCAGCACCGCGGGCGGGCCATTTACAAGTTTGGCGCCTTCGACCGTCGTTTCCAGGCGCTGCGGCCGAACAACCTGCTCATGTGGGAGGCCATCAAATGGCACGCGCAGAACGGGCACGCGACGTTGCATCTTGGCCGGACCTCGCCCTCGGCGTCGGGGCTGCGGCGGTTCAAGCTGGAATTCGGCGCCCGCGAAGAACGCATTGATTATTTCCGCTTCCATTTCACGCGCAACCGGTTCGTGCCGGCCGTCGATCATGCGGAAAGCTGGGTCACCCCGGTTTTCCGCTGCGTGCCGCTGCCGCTGCTGCGCTGGTTGGGCCGCATGATATATCCACATTCGTCTTGA
- a CDS encoding glycosyltransferase — MVRNRLYYSLKPLLPWSMRMGVRRWLAVPKRRRTTGVWPVKPGSERPPEGWPGWPAGKQFAFVLSHDVEGVAGLRKVRQLAELELSLGFRSSFNFVPEGEYAVPAELRAWLVANGFEVGVHDLRHDGKLFQSRAAFATQARRINTYLREWNAAGFRAGFMLHRLNWLHDLEVLYDASTFDTDPFEPQPQGQGTIFPFWVANPALAGGMAEEREAAARHRPGYVELPYTLPQDSTLFLLFREKGPAIWRQKLDWVARHGGMAMVNVHPDYVQFDGQRSSSRTFPVEHYAALLRHVRDQYRDAAWTALPREVAAFAAPLRLAPPHPSRRVCMVTHSFYESDGRVTRYAEALAARGDQVEVLALRRSEATPVAETIHGVRVLRVQARHGKTEQTPLSLLLPILRFGAKCAWRIHRQWLRGERYDAFHIHNIPDFLVFTAFLPRLVGTPVLLDIHDLVPEFFGSKFKAGKWALVGPMLRLMERLSAAFATHVIVANDLWLDRYTARTGTRGKCNAFINHVDAGLFAPRARARQDGRIVILFPGGLQWHQGVDIAIRAFRRIRASLPQAEFHIYGDGNMKPQLVALARELGLDGSVRFFEPLRVQQIAGIMADADLGVVPKRADSFGNEAYSTKIMEFMSSGVPVVVSSTKIDRFYFNDSVVRFFESGNADALAAACLQVLQEEPLRRQLIENALKYADQNSWARRQGSYLGLVDALIAGDRQVGFPAGAGAAPSSVGDRPLATPPQPLPAEPSVAP, encoded by the coding sequence ATGGTTCGCAACCGCCTCTATTACTCGCTGAAGCCGCTGCTTCCCTGGTCCATGCGCATGGGTGTGCGCCGCTGGCTGGCCGTGCCCAAACGCCGGCGCACGACCGGCGTGTGGCCGGTCAAGCCGGGTTCGGAACGCCCCCCCGAAGGCTGGCCGGGCTGGCCGGCCGGAAAACAATTTGCCTTCGTCCTGTCGCATGATGTCGAGGGGGTGGCAGGGCTGCGCAAGGTCCGCCAGCTGGCCGAGCTGGAGCTGAGCCTGGGGTTTCGCTCCAGCTTCAACTTTGTTCCCGAGGGCGAGTATGCCGTGCCGGCCGAACTGCGGGCCTGGCTGGTGGCCAACGGATTCGAAGTGGGCGTGCATGATCTGCGGCACGACGGCAAGTTGTTTCAAAGTCGCGCGGCATTCGCCACCCAGGCGCGGCGCATCAACACCTACCTGCGCGAATGGAACGCCGCCGGTTTCCGGGCGGGCTTCATGCTGCACCGGTTGAACTGGCTGCATGATTTGGAAGTGCTGTATGATGCTTCCACCTTCGACACGGATCCGTTCGAGCCGCAGCCGCAGGGGCAGGGCACCATCTTTCCGTTCTGGGTGGCCAATCCCGCGCTGGCCGGCGGGATGGCGGAGGAACGGGAAGCGGCGGCCCGTCACCGGCCGGGTTACGTCGAGCTGCCCTACACCTTGCCGCAGGACTCCACACTATTTCTGTTGTTTCGGGAAAAGGGCCCGGCCATCTGGCGGCAAAAACTGGATTGGGTGGCGCGCCACGGCGGCATGGCCATGGTCAACGTCCACCCCGATTACGTGCAGTTTGACGGCCAGCGTTCCTCGTCCCGCACCTTTCCCGTGGAACACTACGCGGCCTTGTTGCGGCATGTCCGCGACCAATACCGCGACGCAGCCTGGACCGCCCTGCCGCGCGAGGTGGCGGCCTTCGCGGCGCCGCTGCGGCTCGCGCCGCCGCATCCGTCCCGGCGCGTGTGCATGGTCACCCACTCTTTTTACGAGAGCGACGGGCGGGTCACCCGTTACGCCGAGGCGCTGGCCGCGCGGGGTGACCAGGTGGAGGTGCTGGCCCTGCGCCGCAGCGAGGCGACGCCGGTGGCTGAAACCATCCATGGCGTGCGCGTATTGCGGGTGCAGGCGCGCCATGGCAAGACGGAACAAACGCCGCTCTCGCTGCTCCTGCCCATTCTCCGGTTTGGCGCGAAATGCGCGTGGCGGATTCATCGCCAGTGGCTGCGGGGTGAGCGTTACGATGCGTTTCACATCCACAACATTCCGGATTTTCTCGTCTTCACCGCCTTCCTGCCCCGCCTGGTGGGAACCCCCGTCCTCCTCGACATCCACGATCTGGTGCCGGAATTTTTTGGCAGCAAGTTCAAGGCGGGCAAATGGGCGCTGGTCGGGCCGATGCTCCGGCTCATGGAGCGGCTCTCCGCGGCCTTTGCCACCCACGTCATCGTGGCGAATGACCTGTGGCTCGACCGTTACACCGCGCGGACCGGCACCCGCGGCAAGTGCAACGCCTTCATCAACCATGTGGACGCCGGCTTGTTTGCGCCCCGCGCCCGCGCCCGTCAGGATGGCCGGATCGTCATTCTGTTTCCCGGCGGCCTGCAATGGCATCAAGGCGTGGACATCGCCATCCGCGCCTTCCGTCGCATTCGCGCGTCACTGCCGCAGGCGGAATTCCACATTTACGGCGACGGCAACATGAAGCCGCAGTTGGTGGCGCTGGCCCGGGAACTGGGACTGGACGGGAGCGTCCGGTTCTTTGAACCGCTGCGCGTGCAACAGATCGCGGGCATCATGGCTGACGCGGACCTGGGCGTGGTCCCCAAACGGGCGGACAGTTTCGGCAACGAGGCATACAGCACCAAGATCATGGAGTTCATGTCCTCGGGCGTGCCCGTGGTGGTTTCGAGCACCAAGATCGACCGGTTTTATTTCAATGACTCCGTGGTGCGGTTTTTTGAGTCCGGCAACGCGGACGCGCTGGCCGCGGCGTGTCTTCAGGTGCTTCAGGAGGAACCGCTGCGCCGCCAGTTGATCGAGAATGC
- a CDS encoding transcription termination/antitermination NusG family protein yields the protein MAHTKPRCEKKLVDACGREGLSATLPCHPSAHKYRGKTVVFQKPLFPGYVFLHVPPRCKDFLRQNDYVANLLEVHDQETLERQLHEILQALAAGLEVRLAPSIGEGMRVRIKSGPLRGVEGWVEKRYGLDTVLLRLEFISQAAAVRVGAEILEPT from the coding sequence GTGGCCCACACCAAGCCGCGCTGCGAAAAGAAGCTGGTGGACGCGTGCGGGCGGGAAGGATTGAGCGCAACGCTGCCCTGCCATCCCTCGGCCCACAAATACCGGGGCAAAACGGTTGTCTTCCAGAAGCCGCTGTTTCCCGGCTACGTCTTCCTGCACGTGCCGCCGCGCTGCAAGGATTTCCTGCGGCAGAACGATTACGTGGCCAATCTGCTTGAGGTGCACGATCAGGAAACCCTCGAACGGCAGTTGCACGAAATCTTGCAGGCCCTCGCCGCCGGGCTGGAAGTCCGCCTGGCGCCCAGCATCGGCGAAGGGATGCGGGTGCGGATCAAGTCCGGCCCCCTGCGCGGCGTGGAGGGCTGGGTCGAAAAGCGCTACGGGCTGGATACGGTGCTGCTGCGATTGGAGTTCATCAGTCAGGCCGCCGCCGTCCGCGTGGGGGCGGAGATTTTGGAGCCCACTTGA
- a CDS encoding outer membrane beta-barrel protein, giving the protein MKTKRLLPATGWQLAPVLAGLFTVVHPGLAQDALRTAVAQDQAYETRTAPEFMSAAQGLHAGPVNFQVGATYELEWNDNVSLRPTDGDDDFIHRPSLNVQALWPITDATRLTFGAGFGYEAYMNHSDLGGFTLTPTSVFAWDIKVKDFLFSLSDNFSYSREVVSQATIGSGVAQFPRLENTAGLRVRWTPSRYVVEAGYSHYNFFSESGGTTNFDYLDRNSEQFLGRAGIRFAEATTAGVEVSASLTDYQSDVQRDNSSYSVGPFVAWQITKAIQLSARGGANFNAFDPNPTHPTSENLSSYYFGFDAQQRLTDYIRHGLSVQRDIQQGFNAGSDYIQQLTASYFLSWNFYRTASVDTDFSYGKSDEFQGGTGTSYDLYGFGVGLTFEPLDHVRTSVRYHLTTRDSQLANSGYTQNTVTLDLSYQF; this is encoded by the coding sequence TTGAAAACCAAACGATTGTTACCCGCGACCGGCTGGCAACTGGCCCCTGTTTTGGCCGGCCTCTTCACCGTTGTTCACCCCGGGCTGGCCCAGGACGCCCTTCGCACCGCCGTGGCCCAGGACCAGGCCTACGAGACGCGCACCGCGCCCGAATTCATGTCCGCCGCACAAGGACTGCACGCCGGACCGGTTAACTTTCAAGTCGGCGCCACCTACGAACTGGAATGGAACGACAACGTTTCGCTCCGCCCGACGGATGGCGACGATGACTTCATTCATCGGCCCAGCCTGAATGTCCAGGCCCTCTGGCCGATCACCGACGCCACCCGCCTCACGTTCGGCGCCGGCTTCGGTTACGAAGCCTACATGAACCATTCCGACCTGGGCGGCTTCACCCTCACGCCAACGTCGGTTTTTGCGTGGGACATCAAGGTGAAGGATTTTCTTTTCAGCCTCTCCGACAACTTCAGCTACTCGCGCGAAGTGGTGAGCCAGGCCACGATCGGCAGCGGCGTGGCGCAGTTCCCGCGCCTCGAAAACACCGCCGGACTCCGGGTGCGCTGGACGCCGTCGCGTTACGTGGTGGAGGCGGGTTACTCGCATTACAACTTTTTCTCCGAATCGGGAGGCACGACCAATTTTGACTACCTCGATCGCAACTCCGAACAATTCCTGGGCCGGGCCGGCATCCGGTTTGCCGAAGCCACCACCGCAGGCGTCGAGGTTAGCGCGAGCCTGACGGATTATCAGTCAGACGTGCAGCGGGACAACTCGAGCTACAGCGTGGGACCGTTTGTCGCCTGGCAGATCACGAAGGCCATTCAACTGAGTGCGCGTGGCGGTGCCAATTTCAATGCTTTCGACCCGAACCCCACGCATCCGACCAGCGAGAACCTGTCCTCCTACTATTTTGGATTCGACGCGCAACAGCGTTTGACCGACTACATCCGGCACGGGCTTTCCGTCCAACGCGACATCCAGCAAGGCTTCAACGCGGGCAGTGATTACATCCAGCAACTGACGGCCAGTTACTTTTTGAGCTGGAACTTTTACCGCACCGCGAGCGTGGACACCGACTTTTCCTACGGCAAGAGCGACGAGTTTCAGGGCGGCACGGGGACCAGTTACGACCTTTACGGGTTCGGCGTCGGTTTGACCTTTGAACCTCTGGACCATGTCCGGACGAGCGTGCGGTATCATCTGACCACCCGCGATTCCCAGCTGGCGAACAGCGGCTACACGCAAAACACGGTCACACTGGACCTGTCGTATCAATTCTAA
- a CDS encoding polysaccharide biosynthesis/export family protein, which translates to MNAHTNLVPTAARPSGATVTTPDTDRKWMVRRFAGVLLLLCLGWVAGCKQVEPGWTSVPGPSVAPTNAALGAVPPVPVSPATQLVEGDVIQVAFDVETNLNATAKIQLDGSVVLPLLGSRPAAGKTLSALQADLQQDYGRLVKNSELRVTLVSSVACVYVSGAVLKPGRISMDRPLTAMEAIMEAGGFDLTRAKPSNVSVLRIENGQQKHYRVNLKSALQEGDTQPFQLQPFDIVYVPVKTFNF; encoded by the coding sequence ATGAACGCTCATACAAATCTGGTTCCAACCGCGGCGCGTCCTTCGGGTGCGACTGTTACAACACCTGACACTGATCGGAAATGGATGGTCCGCCGGTTTGCCGGTGTGTTGTTGCTGCTCTGCCTCGGCTGGGTGGCCGGGTGCAAGCAGGTTGAACCGGGCTGGACCAGCGTGCCCGGGCCCAGCGTTGCGCCGACCAACGCCGCGCTCGGCGCCGTGCCGCCCGTGCCGGTTTCACCCGCCACGCAACTGGTCGAAGGCGACGTCATTCAGGTGGCCTTCGATGTGGAGACCAATTTGAACGCCACCGCAAAAATTCAACTCGACGGGTCCGTGGTGCTGCCGCTCCTGGGCAGCCGGCCGGCGGCCGGCAAAACGCTGTCTGCCTTGCAGGCCGATTTGCAGCAAGACTACGGCCGGCTGGTCAAGAACAGCGAGTTGCGGGTCACGCTCGTCTCCTCCGTGGCCTGCGTTTACGTGTCGGGGGCGGTCTTGAAGCCGGGCCGCATTTCGATGGACCGGCCCCTTACGGCGATGGAGGCCATCATGGAAGCGGGCGGATTCGATCTGACGCGGGCCAAGCCGAGCAATGTCTCCGTGTTGCGCATCGAGAACGGCCAGCAGAAACATTACCGCGTGAATTTGAAATCCGCGTTGCAGGAAGGCGACACCCAGCCGTTCCAGCTGCAACCGTTCGACATCGTTTATGTGCCGGTGAAGACGTTCAATTTCTAA
- a CDS encoding sugar transferase, translating to MSAGNTNYEPTVVASPSGTLVAERAAAAAVRQGLPLWKRTLDALVLLVALPVWLPLALLVALVVRLGSRGPIFFRQPRVGQNGRTFTCFKFRTMQVNAEQGSHQDHVKALIRSQAPMVKLDAGRDGRLIRGGSWIRVSGLDELPQIINILRGEMSLVGPRPCIPYEYEMYEPWQRQRCTAPPGLTGLWQVSGKNRTTFTQMVQLDIEYARRMSPGLDLLILLRTPLAIVQQVCDLRAAKRAAKRAGNPPKSASKIPTGVATAVSTQSGE from the coding sequence ATGAGCGCAGGGAACACAAATTACGAACCCACAGTGGTTGCCTCCCCGTCCGGGACGCTGGTGGCGGAGCGCGCCGCGGCGGCGGCGGTGCGGCAGGGGCTGCCGCTCTGGAAGCGGACGCTGGATGCCTTGGTGTTGCTGGTTGCCCTCCCGGTCTGGCTGCCGCTGGCGCTGCTCGTGGCGTTGGTGGTCCGCCTCGGGTCGCGCGGTCCGATTTTCTTCCGCCAGCCCCGCGTCGGTCAAAACGGCCGCACCTTCACCTGCTTCAAGTTTCGCACCATGCAAGTGAACGCCGAACAGGGGTCGCATCAGGACCACGTCAAGGCCTTGATTCGTTCGCAGGCCCCGATGGTCAAGCTGGATGCCGGACGCGACGGGCGGCTCATTCGCGGCGGCTCGTGGATCCGGGTGAGCGGGCTCGATGAATTGCCGCAAATCATCAACATCCTGCGCGGCGAAATGAGCCTGGTCGGTCCACGCCCCTGCATTCCCTACGAATACGAAATGTATGAGCCCTGGCAGCGGCAGCGCTGCACGGCGCCCCCCGGATTGACCGGCCTGTGGCAGGTCAGCGGCAAGAACCGCACCACGTTCACCCAGATGGTCCAGCTGGACATCGAATACGCGCGGCGCATGAGCCCGGGGCTGGATCTGTTGATACTTTTACGCACGCCGCTGGCAATTGTGCAGCAGGTGTGCGATCTGCGGGCCGCCAAGCGGGCCGCCAAACGAGCGGGCAACCCACCGAAGTCCGCGTCAAAAATCCCGACCGGAGTAGCCACTGCGGTCTCAACGCAAAGCGGAGAATAG